In Arachis hypogaea cultivar Tifrunner chromosome 7, arahy.Tifrunner.gnm2.J5K5, whole genome shotgun sequence, the genomic window aaagtaaaatatgatCTCTAATTACATCAGTATCAATCACTATCTTGTATTTTAATTTCACCAAGTTCGATACAATATTATAGTTTTCCACTTATTAAACGTTGaatactttaaagtttaaacacCATTGCTTGTAAGTAAGAAAGAAGTGTTTTGTAATAAAATTGAGACCGAATGCGTCATTccaatagaaaaccaaagaagAAAGTCGTATCactcattttaaatataaaattgttgtgtattcaaaaaattaattattatatatttgtatataaatatatattattttatatttatacgctttttacatatatttatattttatattttaatatatattttataaaaataattaatttaatagtctTTTTGTATACAcacataatatatttaatattttaatatgtattctgTATGTCATATAggtaactaatttaataattaattttcaatgtatatacaaaacaaaattgtaagataaataatcaataaaaggttgtatgtgtatataatatcagtaaaaaaaaagtaaacaaaaaaatcataagtaaaaatcacaatttaatcaaCAACAGCAGAACCTCGTCCCACACCTTTTCTTTCTATATTAAATGGGATATAAACTAAATCAGTTACTCAAATTGGGTCAACATCATACTAAGGTAAAGACTAAAGAGTATTCATTTAATTCATAAGTGTGTTAGTCCCTATCATCACTATCACCATTTGGCTTGTACAATTGTTCACACATCTGGCTTTTCATCCCATCTACTCTTGCGCATTCCTCTTCTGATTCTACTTTTCGTTTGGGATGCTACACTAACACTACTACTCTGCCCAAGTAACTTCTCTATGTGTTCAGGTAATGGAGGAAGAGGCAAGTGAATGAGTTCCACTTTGCCATCATCACTATCATCATCACTAATCCAACCATAGCAAGGCTTACGCCTGCGTTGCTGAACCTTCTCAGGTGCTTCCAAGGATGTAGTCATGTTAGTCTTCACAAAACTGGTCCCAACATTGTTCATATGTGTTTGTGTAGTGGTATTTACATTGTCTGAAGGGTTTGGCTCATTTTGTTCTTTTCTTTCAGCTGGAACAGTTGAATCCTTAACATCTGCAAACAACACAATGTTTGGTATTAGCAAAAGCTTTATACACAAATACGTGGTGTCTGACTTTTTGTGTACACCGTAACATTTTTAAGCAACTGAATATCaatttgagtttaatttactCTATTGGAAGCTTACATTATTCATCATTTCTTTGCAGCTTAGTATACTACTTAGGATGAGAAGGAGTAAATGCCAATCATAAATCATTATTCATTCAGTATTTATGTTTAATTAAGATAGATCTAAGATTTTTCAACTGTCAAAGAACAAAGATATAGATTTAACCATTTAGGGATCAGGGATGATGTCTAAGTTGCAAAGAATGAATAATAACCTTGTTTCAGGGAATGCAAATATCGAATACGAATGCAAACATATACTTCAATGAGAGGGAAGTGATGAAGAATGGGATTCAATTACCTGTTGATTGATTAGAAGGTGGAATTGTATCTTGATCATGATCATTGGTTCGAGATGCAGAGTCCAAACCATCAGCACTAGCATGCAATAATGAAGGGTCATGATTCACCACCAGGCTAGAGGATCCAACTTCAGTGATCCCAGTTGCAAAAGTAGCATCAGCTGAAGATGTCAGAGCAACTCCATCCCTTCTTGTATTCTCCTGCAAATTTTCCTCCTTGTTCTTGTTTGGAGGAGGATTCATGTGAAGTTTAATTGTTGTATCCACAAAAAAAAAGTGGTGTGTATAGTAATCTAGGCTTAATTCATGTCTAGCATAGTTATTCATGTTATTCATTCAATTTACTTAATTAGTAAAAGAGATTAGTATAATGTTGGTGTTCAAATACTATAGAAAGCAGAATTTTCCAGAGAAGACATGGAATGCATTTAGCAagcaaataaaatgaaaatatgtaACTTCATTGACATAATTCATTGGTAAAGACTTGATCATATCTAAACCTTAACAATTTCCACTTCATAACATATAATGAAGcagcaaatggaaacaaaataagaattaaaaaccAAATAACCTTGTCTTCTTGTTTGGCAAGTATGGTTTCTATTAGGAGATTGTAAGAGCCATCCTCAATAAAAGGCCATGCTCCTTGATAAACCTGTAGAttatgagtaaaacaagaagattaAGACTGACTACAAAAATGTTACTCGTAAACCAAAATCAGCACATTCTTACATCGATATCTTttatttaacaaataataataatattggacTAACATCAAGAAGCTCGTTAACAGTTTCTTGAACAAGTTTTTCCTCGAATCCAAACTGCTTCATTGCATCAAGGGCAGCATCCattcttgagcttccaaccatctGCAAACAGAAAAAAATGCCATCAAGAAAAGAGGGAAATGCGAAATGATCAAAAACGCATTAAAAATCGAAACTTTATAGATATCCCAAGAAATAGCGATCAAGGGTGTGTGAAATGAAGGACCTTTTTGCGTGGTCTACCTCTTGGCGCCATGCCCTAGCTAgctttctttcttgtttcaacTGAACCTGGTTTTCTTGGTATGATTGAGTTGGTGGTGTTGGAAAAATaatgaaagagagaaagagagaaatggAAAAGAAGTGAGTGAGTAATGAATATTTGGAGGTGGCGGATTATTCAAAGCGACACAAATAAGTTTTCCATTTGTGTGATGCAATGATGCTGTGCATTTGATCCGTGTGACAGTGACAGTACTGTGATTAAGGAATGAGTAAGACAGCAATGCATAAATATGATGGTCTTGAAATGGAAATGAGGAAACTCGGTGGAAGTTATACGCTCTGTGCTCATACTATGAACATGAAAGGACGAAAGGATGAAAGTTGAGATAATTTTAtagtttttattaaatataagttttattatctttatttaaaagtaattaattttttattttattattttattaatttttttattttagaaaattttgatCCAAAAATAAATGACATATgactaaatttaataaaataaaataaattttttaaccatcttcaatttttttatataaacatgtgctttatatgattaattactaacaaataaataaatatataattcatattttattaaataagtaGCTAAATTGatccaaaaataattcaaataatttatttttcaataaaattttgttaatttagaAGTTCTATAACTTTTCTGTCAAATAGATTAACTCTTTCAGTGCTTTTAAgtgaaatttttaatatatatgttggataaataaattttaatgaattttattataaaataattaaatcattaaaaaatattattagatcacaacttattttttcttaaaacaaTATTTCAtttcaaacaataaaaaaaaaaactttgttaaaaatcaaaataccttatcaaaaattctttaaaatcaaTCGGAGTGTTTAGTCCACTTCATTTTATCAAGCAGctcaaaagcataaaataaagatgaagatgaataaattttttaattgtaataaaataagTTTATTGTGGTAAATAAGagaatgaaaacaaaacaaaaacaaaaaaaaagtgaaaagttCTTGagcagaaattattttttatattggctTGATTTTGGTCACGGCCTTAGTTGATAAATGATAATGAACGTGTGGGTAGTAAGTCAAAGTTTTTCCCATAAAATAAGGGTCGTTTAGaaagttttaaaagtaattttttaaacttttaacttatgaaaaataatagtattaatgtttggtgtaatttttaaaattaaattttaattttttaaaaaattatttagaaatttaTAGAGAAGtttaaaaaatgacttctctcataatactactattttttattacatttttataaaataaataattttagaactaaaaatccaaatacaaaataacttatttataaactatttttaacatagttatttattatttaaactatttttttaaaatgagctTAATTAAACTGTTTACCCAAATTATTTAAGTAATGACGCTAACACCATGCAAACCGCAAAAAACTGCAGATGCAACATGTGTTATTggaaataagaatgaaaaatgAATAGAATCACATCACACCTTcaagttttcttttaaattttgaagaggCAAAAGTTTTTCACTAAATTTATAAAGagttttcaattttttcaatGTGTTTGTTTttcaatgtcaaaagatccttttGGATATATAGACGAAGATTGCCTATTGTATTAATATGTAGACAATACAGCAAGGAATTTACatcaaaaaaacttaaaaaacttcAAACATACACTGATGTCAAAGTCTAAAAATCAACATTTTAACAATGAATTGGACATTGGGCAAGATATTGTTCCAactattgaatttaaatatttgatgaGATATTAAAAACAActtctataaaattaaaattataaaataaaaacatgatTTTATTGTCATGAATATTTAAGAGTTAGTCATATTTTATTATCCATCtgaattacttaaaaaaaaaaagacatattagatattttctaaatttttaatatattaaatacttaCAATTTtgtggatgttttttttttttggtgtattAACATGTGAAAATAATCCCTGAAActaagagattttgaattttgcatagaagcaaaaatcacatgataatcctcattttttatgtttttggtatttttttgtcTTCTATTCATTGTTTATTCAATGACAGAAATTTAGATGATAAAATATCACAAATTATACCTATCATGCAAATAGATTACATCATTTGAAGGTCTTATATGAGGATATATTCTAATGCTAgggaaaaagataaagaaaaatgtGACAAAGGAGTACGTGCACTCAATAGtggatttgatgatgttgaaggAGAGGCCACATTTCACTATAGCGATGTCGTATTTGATGTCGTTGATGCATTTCGCAgcggtttaattttttatttaaaaaaaggaaAGCTTTTTTGCACTAAGCGAGATgcattctttcaaaaatttttaagatgctttttttcattgtgcgagatacaaataaaaattttttcaactcCGTTAGGGAGATAATGAGAAATTTTGACAATATGTACAATAGGTTTTAAATTTGATccaatataaagaaaaaaaacacaaacagttatttcaaaaaattaactaTCCCAATCATAATTTACCAAAAGAATTCATCCAAACACTCTATTTCCCCCAAATTGTATGCCACCCCACCCTCATCAATCATCCCACCTCTCCGATGTTAGAAGCTTCTTCATTGGCCATCAGTGTCTACCCCTGTAGCCCCCTCTTCCATCACCGTTGCAGAATCGTCATCAAACAATCATCCacgtagttattaaaataatcatccaaaAATGACCATCCAGCGTTTGTTAATTGTATATACTTAAactgaatcaaacaaaataactattcaattaagaattaaaataaccatctacatacctaatgaattgaacatctagcACATTTGCAGGGTGAAAAGAGTCAACGGTGACACATGGAGATAGGAGAGGATATTCGGCGACGGAGCAGTCATGCAACGACAACTTTGACtagacgaggttgcaaatctgcTCCGTAGTATTAATCAAAGTTAAAAACTAAAATACCTTAGAAATGTAACGTGACAATGGCGGTTTTGTTGTCAACCAGGGATGGGGGCGTCCATAGAAGAAGAGGCTGCAAGTTAGAATTTGCCGGTCTTGAAGTTGGCTTTTAGAAGAACATTTGTGGTCTGATCGGGTGCTATGACAATGATATTTGTATTGAATGGTTTTATGTATGTAGCATTAGCCTCAACCATCGTGAGTTTGTGCGCTGCTACTTTGAAGAAAAACTCTTCATTCTCCGCACCATTTATTAGCGGCGTCGGCTGGGCGGTGTCGGATCAACTGCGGGGGAAGGGCTGCACGACTGGCGTGTTGAAGAGCTGCACGAATGCAAACTACACAACGGTGCTGCTCAGTGTTCGCGGTGCGCACCGCAGCGTCAGCCAGAGCTATGGACAATGGCGGCTGCTGTCGGTGGCGGCGTGGCACCGGTGAGACAAGAGGAGACTATGCGAGAAAGAAGTCACATCACTTGGGGGAGAGGGAGGCCAATTTTGCGTGTAAActgttatacatttttatttattttgaattttaaattgaaaagtattaaaaattaattaacttaattatcatttgatgttaatttcaattttactctCATTGAATACATTGAATACTAAATTCATTagctttttatattttcttttaaattattaaattttctcGGACTGTACAAAAAGGATTTACCATTCCTGAGATGGAGAATAACGTCACTCAATCTCATTTTAGAATACATCTCCAATAatattttcatatcaaaatttttatgccAGATTTGAGATAGTGGGtgtagaaatcaaaatcaaagagaaaatACACCATGTTGTACGTgacagattcaaaatttttactatGTAATATTGCTATCATCAACCAAGACAAAGACATTGTTTAATTGGTTGTATAGTCTATTTGATTCTCTCTTGGTATTTTAAGGAAAACTATAACTCTATAATATAGTAACTCTACTTTTAAAGTAGTCACAATGGATATAAATAAATGGTGAATACTATGGTGTCTAAAAAGtggtatttatttattaaaaaaggttaaaaattattatttaatttaaaagatataaaaataaataatttttaaaaaatcaaaacttattATAAAAGATAAGTTAAATAAAAACTCATAAGTACCATAGAATTGGCCTAAATAAATATACTAGATGAGAGTATTGAGGTGAGATTCTTCCAACATTTAAACATATCCGATGGTGATGGATGGCTTTTGTTTCTGAAAATGGTGAAAATAGTATAGATAGAGTTGACGCCTGATCGACATATTCAGTGGTTATTGCTACATAATTTTGTAATAACGAGTTATTGCCGTATTGCATTTTTCAACACTCAAGACCCCATGTCTAAATCAAAGAGACTTTTGAGCTTCCATTCCCCATGGTACGGTCACATTTTTCTCCATCACTACATGTTTTGCTCTCCTTCCCAGCAATTCCTCATTTGCGTAGAATTTTTTGCTTAATCATCTTCTTTCTATTAGTAAATCTTTAGAATAATAATCTACCAATAACAAACATATTGCTCTTTGCCAAGATATTTTTTCGGGTTTGTTTGCCaagatattaattatataaaagtaATTAACACGGAAGAAGAAAcgtcattaatttataatatttaaataattaatttaattgataaaatattttaaagacgaattttaaaaaaatcatttttttaaaaattaatttaaccactagctctaaataaaaaaattattaagaactaatttaacttatcacaaattattttattaaaattagataatattattatttattgataATGCTTTTTAtacgatttaatttttaaatgtctcaaaaaaaaataacaattgacCTTGACCCATAAATTtcttaaggtagcgtttggtggagagacagaaacAAAAAGATTGAGACCgaaagacagagactaagagacaaagattgaaataaatcttagTATTCTGTTTGATGCAAAATGGGAAAcaaaatgaaactctaatttaatttacacaaaaaataaaattaaaattaattaattgaaatgagagtattttaggtataaaatattattaaaatttcagtttctatctctaaaaattttagtcttctGTGTCTCCACTTTTTGAAAGTATTAAAATActgaacttttaaaaataaaaataaaaattttaatattaatttctaaatcaacaaACATAATATTGAGTTTCAATATTTCAGTCTCTATTTCAACGTCTCAAaacaaaacaaacgctaccttctAGAGACATGTCCATCTATGAAACAAAATCTGGaccaaatttctataaaatttggCCTAACCCGAGTATGAATCAAGCCAAATTCTCTTTTGATTTTCCATGATATACTATAAAGTATAAATAAGGAGCAAGAAATATGTTCTAAATATGCATCCAAATCCTAATCTTCAACTCTTGAACTTCtaccaatttaatcattgaagTCTTTTAAGGTATCCCACCATCATTTACTTGGATCATTTTTCAATTTAAAGTTCATCTTTTATGGCCTGAAAGCTGACTTAGCTAATGATATAAATTGGCACCTCCGTAacacttttaaattaaaaaataaggaaTTAGCTAACAGATTATCattactaaatatttttaaatttttaattttagaaaatatataataaatatattaaaaacttaaattttatatgTTTTCTATAAAACTTCATTTTTAAAAATGTGTACTTATGAGTTTTGACATATATTAACTAAACACAAAAAGATAAACAGGGTTAATTATTTTTGGTAAGAACTAAGAACTAAGAAGAGAGTAAGTGTTTGAATATAGCCATATAGGGTTTTATTGGGTCTACATATATTGGGCTTTTCTGTTGTATTGGGCTTATATTCATTATAATAGAATATATTCCTACTTAGGGCTTTCTTCCTCCAATATTACAGAAAAATCCTCAAGCCCAAATCAGCAATTTTGAAGCCTTGTAGGCACAGATATCTCAAGGGCTGTTTGAGCATGTCACCCAATAAACAAAATGTTGACCAAAATTTGACCCACAGAAGAAGTTTTCCCGTGACTCACCCGAAGTTGTAAAAAATAGTAAAGCAAATTGGAAAGTTAAACACATTATTTTCACAAGTATCCTAATTTATTATCAAGGAACAACTGATTTGGCTCCAACTTTGTGATGATCTCTTAAATTCAGGACCCAAAAAAAGGAATTAGCCGAGTTTTACATACACTCCCAAAGCCAACTCAATACTGGTCCTTGCAAATTGGGCAAAAATTAATTTCTAgaacaataaaaaaagaattaagtatgattttggtctatAAGGTATAGgttagaaattttttttcattctcgACCTTTTTTCGCATATAAAATCATCTCGTTTAACTTGGTTCTAAAATTGTCTTTACTTTAAAGACCAAAATCATAAGGAGGTGGCGCCAAAAACGGCAGATGTGAATCATGAACAgttttttcttgttctcttctcccTTCCCAGGAGTAGAaacactctctttctcttttttttttattttataattttttttgctatggataatttgatccaaaattttcatatttaagtaaaaagaatgattttaaaatttggttttaaactttaTGAACGAttttgtatacaaaaaaaaaaaattggggatgaaaaaaaattcaacctatactttaaagaccaaaatcatacttaacagttattaaataaatcattattctatttattattattaaagcaaATGTCTGATATTCCTAGTTAGATATTgttttttgtataattttcttCCTTAGGCTGTGCAACACTCCTTTTCTTTTGGATTGTTTCACATATAATATACAATATTTCTATTTATCATGAAAGGGAGCTTTCCATCCAAATAATATCTAACAGAATAAGAAACATATGGACAGTTCATTTTACTTATGGAATTTTCAATCAATGATGGGAACAAAACAAAATAGTATATGTATCTATCATTGCCATAGGATTGGAGCATCTTTATGATTTTCTCCTTAATATAAGGTACACCGTAGGATTCTATATATATTTCAATACAAGACTCATATTAGAGAAAAAGGTAACAACTAAGCAAGTCGTGTTATGTATTGCAAAGGCTAAGATTCAGAGAATAGAGATATATTAAAGTTGAAAGGTACAAACACCAAACTCAAATGAGCCTTACAAAAATCCCTCAATTATTGCATACCAAACTCTATAGACTTTCCATGTCATACACACCAAGATGCCTCTTCATTCTTTGGTAAAATACTAAAattctatatttatattttgaatagcCAAATATTATATGTAATATAGGACTGAACCTAATAACCAAGGACATAATGATCATGGCCTTAAGTGAACAACCTAAGGGAATGATCAATTAAGAGTATAAAAAAAGTGGTAGCTATAGCCAAGAGTCTCAGTTCAGCATCTAATCATGACAAATTTCGTCAtgaattcatgtttcacatgaaTAGGTTTCAAAGACGGGAAACAACATATAAAGTAGGTTTTCTATATATCATAATATCTTTAATATAAATCAAGTAAATTCCTAATCTTGATCTCTAACAAAGAAGGAATTTGTTATATATATGTACTATACTAATATATAGGAATGACAATTTAGACGGATCTAAATTGACTCGATCTCACATTGTCTTAAATAGCAGATTTTTCAACAGTTGACCGGATGTAAAACGAATTTAGATAAAATTTGTTTGGTTTTTTGTGTTGTGATGAGtttagtttttctttaatttatgactATTTTGATGTTTTAAGACTATTTGTATGGTGTGTGTTGTGGcgatgaataaataatttaggattatttttttgtttaattatgtttgtgaaGAACTTAATCACGTCTACAATTTTATTGATTTACTCAATTCAATTTGTTTATcttcatattataattttttttaaaaaaatttagaaattaaccATATTTTTTGTTCGAGACCAAACAAGACTGGATAGATATATACTTGGAATTTGGGTATGAGTatgagataaaaattaaaatattcgtaGGTAATAGGAAGAAAGTGGCGCGACACGTGGATATTCAGGGTGGGTAGGTAATTAAATATATGTCCCATCTCGGAAATTGATCTCTCCATTTTTTTCTGTTATTAGGTTGAATAAAGTGTAATCTCTCACCTTTAACTCTAtaagtataataaaaaataaacgaGAAAAAGAATGTAATAAAGGATGAGATCTTCCATTAAATActatctaatttttttgtttattggagaggatccactcccatCCCATCTCATTTCATTGCTTTTTCAATGAGGGTCTATTTATCgactttttttattaactaaatgTGATATTAGTTAAAATGGTAAATATTAGacctaaattaaaaaattttggattcaAATCTTAGATATTGCAAAAGTTtaagtatatttttatctttaaaatttagtaaaaattttaaaatatttttaaattttattttattttagttttatttcaaaataattttattcgcGTAAAATATActcttaataattaattttttaaaaaaatttagaataaatttaataataattacataAGAATAGCCTTTaatacaaacaaattaaatataattatcatatattgttgaatttgttttaaattttttaaaaatttagctgtTCGAGtaaatttgatgcaaataaaaaatttttagaataaaattaaaataaaataaaatttagatatattttttaaatttttgtcaagttttagaaaaaaaatgctttatcttatattttttaatgaattatatatgaaaaaatatatttttagtttttattttatttttggcaaaaaaaaaaactaggagGTAGGTGctctttattaatatttattatataatattttagtctttatttGAGTGGAGGCATTATTAGAAACATGCAGACTTCAATTGAGACTGCCAGTCAAATGCAAAACATCATCCTTACGTTAACAAAGGCATGTTTTTGATTAACCACAAAATGATTAATTCAGAATGAAATCAACAATATTGCCTTTACTACTAAACAAGGAGAACACCACCATTAACAATAATAATGTGTCTCTACTTGgagattaaaaaaagaaaaaagtggaaGAACACTATAGAGAAAATTCATATAGCTCACACCACacacaaaagggggagaaatacTAGCTAAATGactatgattaaaaaaaaagtaataataataaggaaaaagaaacatatataaaataaaatgttcaATGATGAAGTGTTGCTGTGTGATTGGAAGCAGAGATTTTTGGTGGGCATTGGTAGCACTTAGCAAATAATCCAAATGTG contains:
- the LOC112702413 gene encoding uncharacterized protein, whose product is MAPRGRPRKKMVGSSRMDAALDAMKQFGFEEKLVQETVNELLDVYQGAWPFIEDGSYNLLIETILAKQEDKNKEENLQENTRRDGVALTSSADATFATGITEVGSSSLVVNHDPSLLHASADGLDSASRTNDHDQDTIPPSNQSTDVKDSTVPAERKEQNEPNPSDNVNTTTQTHMNNVGTSFVKTNMTTSLEAPEKVQQRRRKPCYGWISDDDSDDGKVELIHLPLPPLPEHIEKLLGQSSSVSVASQTKSRIRRGMRKSRWDEKPDV